The following proteins come from a genomic window of Populus nigra chromosome 6, ddPopNigr1.1, whole genome shotgun sequence:
- the LOC133697773 gene encoding large ribosomal subunit protein uL29, which produces MARIKVHELRQKSKTDLLAQLKDLKAELALLRVAKVTGGAPNKLSKIKVVRLSIAQVLTVISQKQKAVLREAYKNKKFLPLDLRPKKTRAIRRRLTKHQQSLKTEREKKREIYFPMRKYAIKV; this is translated from the exons ATGG CAAGAATCAAGGTCCATGAGTTGAGACAGAAATCAAAGACAGATCTTTTGGCTCAGTTGAAGGATCTCAAAGCTGAGCTTGCTCTCCTTCGCGTTGCTAAGGTCACCGGTGGTGCTCCTAACAAGCTCTCCAAGAT CAAGGTTGTGAGGTTGTCGATTGCACAGGTCTTGACTGTGATTTCGCAGAAGCAGAAGGCTGTATTGAGGGAGGCTTACAAGAACAAGAAGTTTTTGCCTCTTGACCTGCGTCCCAAGAAGACCAGAGCTATCCGCCGGAGGCTTACCAAGCATCAA CAATCACTGAAGACTGAGCgcgaaaagaagagagaaatataCTTCCCAATGAGAAAGTATGCTATTAAGGTCTAG